The genomic window GTTGTTATTTAACTTGTGTTCTTGTAAATCTGAAGAGCCTATAAAGCAAAGAAATTTTTCTGAAGTTGAGGTTGAAACTTTGTTGCAAGATTCCTTGATGAATGTTAGGGCGATTGAATTAAATAAGGATCAGTTGAAAGGCATGTCTTCTAATGGAAAAGAAATTCAAATGTTCATTGAAGATGAAGAGGCTATTTTATTGGAGACTATCGGTTCTTATAATTCAAGATCGTGTGCGATTTTAGAAGAAGATTTTTTTAATCTATCAATTGGAAGTCCAGCAAGATTGTACAAAAGCGGGATGTTGGTTTATTACGAGGACAACCCAAAAGCATTCTACGATTCTATGGACTTTTGGAATGATCAAGAAGGTATTGCCATTGGTGACCCAACGGATGATTGTATGAGTATCATCATTACCAGAGATGGAGGTGAAACTTGGACAAAATTATCTTGTGATAATTTACCAAAGGCCAAAGATGGTGAAGCTGCTTTTGCTGCGAGTGATACCAATATTTCAATAGTTGGAGATCATACTTGGGTAGCCACAGGAGGCAAGACCAGTCGAGTTCTATATTCGCCAGATAAAGGTAAAACCTGGGATGTTTTTGAGACACCAATTATTCAAGGAAAAGAAACTACAGGTATGTATTCCATAGACTTTTATGACGAGAATAATGGTTTTGCCATTGGTGGTGATTATACAAAGCCCAATGATACTTTAAACAACAAAATAAAAACAACAGATGGCGGCAAAACTTGGCAAGTTGTAGCTAATGGCAAAGGTCCAGGCTATAGAAGCTGTGTGCAGTACATTCCAAATTCTAATGCAAAGGAATTAGTAGCCATAGGTTTTAAAGGTATTGACTATAGTAATGATTCTGGCGAAACATGGAAGCATCTTAGTGACGAAGGTTTTTATACGATAAGATTTTTAAACGATTCTGTAGCTTATGCAGCTGGTAAAGGACGTATAAGTAAACTGACTTTTAGAGAATAAAAAAGAGACGCTATGGTCTCTTTTAATTAGTTTCGTCTGTTTTGTCTGCGTTCTCTAAACTCTTTTAATCTATCCAAAAGTTTCTGATTGAATTGGTCTTCTGCTACTTTGAGCATAATTATTTTTTTAGCAGATATAACCGTTTTTAAGTCTTCTACAAGCTCTAATTTAGCGTTATGCATTTCTGTTTCTGCTTCAAGAAGTTTTTCTAAGATTTCACCAGCACGTTTATCACTGACATTTCCTTGACGCATTTCTCTTTTTAAGGGTCTTAAATCTTCAGATTTAATCTTTTCTACTTTAGCTTCAAATTCATTATAAATTGGCCAAAATTGTTGTGCTTCTTCCGAGGTTAATTCTAATTTATCTGTAATGAAAGCTATTTTTTGAGCTTTTATTTTTTCTTGAATTTCACCACCTCGTTGTGCAAAACCAGAGAAGCTTACAAGTAAAATTAGTATTGGGATTAATTGTTTCATTATAATGTTTTTATTGTTGTAAAATTGTTTCAATATCTGTGTTTTCTAAAAGATATGATTCTAAATTTTCTTCCTTGTATTCTGTTTCTATTAAAGTGAAATCTTCTTCAAGAATATCTGCATTAACTAACAACTCTGCTAGTTCGTAACTGTCTAAATCACTATTTTTAAAATAGGTTTCAACCATTTCTGCAGACAACTCTTGCGTTTTACCATCACCATTCATGAAAATTGAGAACATTAATAATAGAGAAGCTGCAATACCACTAACATAATAAAATACTTTTCTAGTATTTAATTTTCTTACAGGCTTATCCTTTATCTTATTTAAGATTTTGCCATCTAATGATTCAAAATAATCTTCAGGTATTGTAAAGCCAGAATCATTAATACCTTCAATGGTTTCTTTCTCATTTAAACGCTCAAAGAGTTTGTCTTCAAAAGATTGAAAATAGTCATCTGGTGTTTTAAAACCATTAGAATTGATGTTATGTAATTTTTCTTTTTTCATTTTTACTTTGACTTCAAAATAATAAAATGGTTTAATCTGAAGTTAAAAAGCTCTCTATTTTTTTTACTGCTATATGATACGAGGCCTTAAGGGCTCCTTCGCTTGTCTCTAATATTTCGGACATTTCTTTGTATTTCATATCATCAAAATACTTCATGTTAAAAACAAGTTGCTGTTTTTGAGGAAGTGATGCTATAGCTTTTTGTAACTTTAGCTGAATGTCATCACCTTCAAAATAAACATCTGCAGCCAAATTATTTATAGCCAAATTTTGATGCTCTTCGTTGGTAATTTGTAATCTCCTAGCATTTCTATTTATATGTGTTATAGATTCGTTTGTGGCAATACGATATAACCAAGAGTATAATTTGCTGTCTCCTTTAAATTTATCAATGCTTCGGTATACCTTTATGAAGGTATTTTGTAAAACATCGTCTGCATCGTCATGAGAAATCACAATTTTACGGATGTGCCAATATAAACGCTCTTTATAGAGACTTAGCAGTTCTCTAAAAGCCGTTTCTTTAGATTTAGGATCTTGAAGACGTAGTATGAAATCCGTTTCGTTTGTCAAGCAAGTTATTTTAGTATTTAGACCATTGAATTTAGCAAAAGTTTAATGCCGAAAAAATTAATTTCACTTTGTGTTTTTAAGTAATTGGTTAACAGTATTTTAAATTTATTTATATCGATAAAATGCAAAAAAACACGATAAAAAGCATTTTTTTCTTGTTTTGTAGATTTATTTGTTATATGTTTGACACAGCTTAACCTATTAACTGTTACTAGTTTCCCCAAATCTGGTAACAATAATGAAAAGGATGCATATTTAATGCATCCTTTTTTAATGGCAGTTATTCTTCTATTTGGCTGATATTTTTGTAGTTATCCCGATTATATTTTTTTAATGTTGCTGAAAAATCGTACATTGTTTCGTTCTATTTTTTAAGATTAATATGCAATGAAATTTTATTCCCTACTATTTTCACTGGTTTTTAGCACCTGTATTTATGCGCAGGTAGGTATTAATACTGATAATCCGCAAAGTACATTGGATATTAATGGTAACCTGTCTGTTAAGCATGTTGGATTGGTACCTACTGATGGTACTCTGCAAGATATAGATGACGGAGTCTATATTTCTATAGACCCTTTTGTGAGTGGGCAACAGTTTCGTCTGCCAGATGCAACAACAGTGCCTGGAAGGATCTATATTTTAAGAAATATAGATAATTCAGATGATGCTTCTATTGTTACTCAAGGAGTAGGCGTAGAGTTTTTTGCTGGAAATAATAGTACCACAGGAACCACTTCAGTTACTTTGAATGGTGCAAATGTTACTACAAAAACCTTAATATTTATTAGTGATGGTTCTAATTGGACCTACGGACATTTAGGTTTTTAGTTTTTTTTTTAATATTCTAAATACTATTCAAAACTCTGCATTGCAACAAGTTTGCTGTAGGCTCCATTTTTAGCTAACAATTCTGAGTGGGTTCCTTGCTCTACAATCTCTCCTTTTTGCATTACAACAATTAAATCTGCATTTTGTATCGTAGATAGTCTGTGAGCAATAACAATAGAGGTTCTGTTTTTCATCATGTTTTCTAGAGCATCTTGTACTAAGCGTTCACTTTCTGTATCTAGAGCAGAAGTTGCTTCGTCCAAAATCATAATAGGTGGATTCTTTAATACTGCTCTTGCAATACTTAAGCGTTGCTTTTGTCCACCAGATAGTTTTCCTCCGCCATCACCTATATTGGTGTTGATGCCGTTAGGTAAATCTTTGACAAATTCCCAAGCATTAGCAATTTTTAATGCGTCAATTATCTCATCATCTGTAGCATCTTCTTTACCTAATAACACATTGTTTTTGATTGTATCATTAAATAAAATTGAATCTTGGGTCACAAGTCCCATTAAGTTGCGTAAAGAATGTTTTGTAAGACCCTTTATGTTTTCTCCGTCAATAGAAATACTTCCTTCGTTAACATCATAAAAACGAGTTACAAGGTTGGCAATAGTACTTTTTCCGCTTCCTGATTGTCCAACCAAAGCAACACTTTTTCCTTTAGGTACTTTGAGTTGAAAGTTTTTAAGCACTAAATCATCTTCGTATTTAAAAGAGATGTTATCAATGCTAATTTGTGATGTAAAATCGGTTTTAGTTTTAGCATTTGGTGAATCTTCTAATGGAGATTTCGTGTTTAATATTTCTAAAACACGCTCTGCAGCAGCATTACCTTTTTTAACACTATAACTGGCTTTACTTATAGCTTTTGCTGGAGTTAAAATGTTATAGGCTAATCCCATATAAACGATAAATAGACCAGCTTCTAGGTTGCCGTCATTTAAAACCATTTGGCCTCCATACCATAAAAGTATAGAGATAACAAGAATGCCTAAAAACTCACTGGTAGGTGAAGCTAAATTTTGACGATGAAGAAGGTTGTTAGAAAATTTATTAAATCGATCAGTGGATTCTTTGAATTTGTCTCCAAATATTTTTTGAGAATTAAAACCTTTTATCACTTTAAGACCACCTAATGTTTCTTCAATAATAGACAATAATTGCCCTTGCTCACTTTGTACTCTGTCTGAACGCTTTTTGAGACTTTTTCCAATTCTTGAAATAATAAATCCTGAAACTGGAATAAAAATGAAGACAAATAAGGTAAGCTTAGCGCTAATTAAAAACATTGTAATTATCGTAAAGAGAATCATTAATGGTTCTCTTACAATTAGTTCTAATATAGATAAGAAGGATGTTTGTATTTCTTGAACATCTGTAGTTATTCTTGCAATTGTATCACCTTTTCGTT from Winogradskyella sp. MH6 includes these protein-coding regions:
- a CDS encoding ABC transporter ATP-binding protein encodes the protein MNYFKQIIGFAKPYKTFAVLNIISNIFYALFGTLAMVSLFPMLNVLFDKTKQINTKPTWEGIGNVKDYLESYLNYFVTQKANEGHDDVLIFMVVLVVSMFLLKNLFSYLAMYFITFLRNGVLKDIRNALYDKVVDLPIAYFSEKRKGDTIARITTDVQEIQTSFLSILELIVREPLMILFTIITMFLISAKLTLFVFIFIPVSGFIISRIGKSLKKRSDRVQSEQGQLLSIIEETLGGLKVIKGFNSQKIFGDKFKESTDRFNKFSNNLLHRQNLASPTSEFLGILVISILLWYGGQMVLNDGNLEAGLFIVYMGLAYNILTPAKAISKASYSVKKGNAAAERVLEILNTKSPLEDSPNAKTKTDFTSQISIDNISFKYEDDLVLKNFQLKVPKGKSVALVGQSGSGKSTIANLVTRFYDVNEGSISIDGENIKGLTKHSLRNLMGLVTQDSILFNDTIKNNVLLGKEDATDDEIIDALKIANAWEFVKDLPNGINTNIGDGGGKLSGGQKQRLSIARAVLKNPPIMILDEATSALDTESERLVQDALENMMKNRTSIVIAHRLSTIQNADLIVVMQKGEIVEQGTHSELLAKNGAYSKLVAMQSFE
- a CDS encoding RNA polymerase sigma factor; the encoded protein is MTNETDFILRLQDPKSKETAFRELLSLYKERLYWHIRKIVISHDDADDVLQNTFIKVYRSIDKFKGDSKLYSWLYRIATNESITHINRNARRLQITNEEHQNLAINNLAADVYFEGDDIQLKLQKAIASLPQKQQLVFNMKYFDDMKYKEMSEILETSEGALKASYHIAVKKIESFLTSD
- a CDS encoding WD40/YVTN/BNR-like repeat-containing protein; this encodes MRILLFCLLLFNLCSCKSEEPIKQRNFSEVEVETLLQDSLMNVRAIELNKDQLKGMSSNGKEIQMFIEDEEAILLETIGSYNSRSCAILEEDFFNLSIGSPARLYKSGMLVYYEDNPKAFYDSMDFWNDQEGIAIGDPTDDCMSIIITRDGGETWTKLSCDNLPKAKDGEAAFAASDTNISIVGDHTWVATGGKTSRVLYSPDKGKTWDVFETPIIQGKETTGMYSIDFYDENNGFAIGGDYTKPNDTLNNKIKTTDGGKTWQVVANGKGPGYRSCVQYIPNSNAKELVAIGFKGIDYSNDSGETWKHLSDEGFYTIRFLNDSVAYAAGKGRISKLTFRE
- a CDS encoding sensor of ECF-type sigma factor — its product is MKQLIPILILLVSFSGFAQRGGEIQEKIKAQKIAFITDKLELTSEEAQQFWPIYNEFEAKVEKIKSEDLRPLKREMRQGNVSDKRAGEILEKLLEAETEMHNAKLELVEDLKTVISAKKIIMLKVAEDQFNQKLLDRLKEFRERRQNRRN